One segment of Paraburkholderia caribensis DNA contains the following:
- a CDS encoding FAD-binding oxidoreductase, giving the protein MTVNERAALTSTLAALREALGDDAVRVGDEIGERSMTDWTRHEPTRPAALLLPRTTEQVARALMICNDARQSIVPQGGMTGLAGGSIPRATDIALSLDRLAGVEEIDSSAATLTVRAGTTLQAAQEAAAQAGFELALDLGARGSCQIGGNLATNAGGNRVIQSGTARDQVLGLEVVLANGAVLSSLNKMVKNNTGYDLKHWFIGSEGTLGVITRAVLKLQPQRASRHTALVALSDYEQAVSLLRRLSMRFGNDIGAFEIMWPDFFDFGVKLTGARSPFSEAHPLYALIEHASFDAHDDGSRFSAVLMEALDEAAIRDAVIAQSVADTRALWAIRECTAEFPVKLDPINFDVSLPIGEIGAFVDRCRAAIDHAWPGNASYFFGHIGDSNLHVTVDGHSVPGVDHHDVYALVYDMLAPLRGSVSAEHGIGSLKREFLPVSRSDEELAVMKAIKHALDPNGILNPGKLF; this is encoded by the coding sequence ATGACAGTGAACGAACGGGCCGCCCTCACATCGACTTTGGCCGCGTTGCGCGAGGCGTTGGGCGACGACGCGGTACGCGTGGGCGATGAAATCGGCGAGCGCTCGATGACCGACTGGACGCGTCACGAGCCCACGCGTCCCGCGGCCTTGCTGTTGCCGCGCACGACGGAGCAGGTCGCACGCGCGCTGATGATCTGCAATGACGCACGCCAGAGCATCGTGCCGCAAGGCGGCATGACGGGCCTTGCGGGCGGCTCGATTCCGCGTGCGACAGATATTGCGTTGTCGCTGGACCGCCTTGCCGGCGTCGAGGAAATCGACAGCTCGGCGGCGACCCTCACGGTGCGCGCCGGCACGACCTTGCAGGCCGCGCAGGAAGCGGCGGCGCAAGCGGGCTTCGAACTCGCGCTCGATCTCGGCGCGCGCGGCTCGTGTCAGATCGGCGGCAACCTTGCCACGAACGCGGGCGGCAATCGCGTGATTCAATCGGGGACTGCGCGCGATCAGGTGCTGGGTCTCGAAGTCGTGCTGGCGAACGGCGCGGTGCTGAGTTCGCTGAACAAGATGGTGAAGAACAACACCGGCTATGACCTGAAGCACTGGTTCATCGGCTCGGAAGGAACGCTTGGCGTGATCACGCGCGCGGTGCTGAAGCTGCAGCCGCAGCGCGCGTCGCGGCATACGGCGCTCGTTGCGCTGAGCGACTATGAGCAGGCCGTCAGTCTGCTGCGCCGGCTGTCGATGCGCTTTGGCAACGACATCGGCGCATTCGAGATCATGTGGCCGGACTTCTTCGACTTCGGCGTGAAGCTGACGGGCGCGCGCTCGCCATTTTCTGAGGCACATCCGTTATACGCACTGATCGAACATGCGAGCTTCGACGCGCATGACGACGGTTCGCGTTTTTCCGCCGTGCTGATGGAAGCGCTCGACGAAGCCGCGATCCGCGATGCCGTGATCGCGCAGTCGGTTGCCGATACTCGCGCGTTGTGGGCGATCCGCGAATGCACGGCGGAATTTCCCGTCAAGCTCGATCCGATCAACTTCGACGTGAGTTTGCCGATTGGTGAGATCGGCGCATTCGTCGATCGTTGCCGCGCGGCGATCGACCACGCCTGGCCGGGAAACGCGTCGTATTTCTTCGGCCATATCGGCGATTCGAATCTGCATGTGACCGTCGACGGGCATTCCGTGCCGGGCGTCGATCATCACGACGTGTATGCGCTCGTTTATGACATGCTTGCGCCGCTGCGCGGCTCGGTGTCGGCGGAGCACGGCATTGGCTCGCTCAAGCGTGAGTTCCTGCCCGTGTCGCGTTCGGACGAAGAGCTCGCCGTGATGAAAGCGATCAAGCATGCGCTCGATCCAAACGGGATCTTGAATCCGGGCAAGCTGTTCTAG
- a CDS encoding transporter substrate-binding domain-containing protein, whose product MGIFAGWKCRLAMVAFCAAASVASAGAQAEDQLAKVKKAGELVVGTEMQFAPFDFLENGQQAGFNKDLFAEVGKELGVKVRFIDLPWPSVLPGLEAGKFDMVGGPLTVTKARMERYTYTLPVADATDALLKRANDTSIKQSSDIVGKTVGAGKGSAQLDQLKAYIATLPKQPEVREYVDNNQAYADLAAGRIAAVANSMTNIAYVAKQRPEAFAVVTPPFGAKVYFAYCLRKDADSKPLADAFNAALVKMHNDGRLASLQKKWFGVAMDAPTTMPTPNY is encoded by the coding sequence ATGGGTATCTTTGCAGGCTGGAAGTGTCGTCTGGCGATGGTGGCGTTCTGCGCCGCTGCGTCCGTAGCCAGCGCCGGCGCGCAGGCGGAAGACCAACTCGCGAAGGTCAAGAAGGCGGGCGAACTCGTGGTCGGCACGGAGATGCAGTTCGCGCCGTTCGACTTTCTCGAGAACGGCCAGCAGGCAGGCTTCAACAAGGACCTGTTCGCCGAAGTCGGCAAGGAACTCGGCGTGAAGGTGCGCTTCATCGATCTGCCCTGGCCGAGCGTGCTGCCCGGTCTCGAAGCGGGCAAGTTCGATATGGTGGGCGGCCCGCTCACGGTGACGAAAGCGCGCATGGAGCGCTACACGTACACACTGCCCGTCGCCGACGCGACCGACGCGCTTCTCAAGCGCGCCAACGACACCTCCATCAAGCAGTCGTCGGACATCGTCGGCAAGACGGTGGGCGCGGGCAAGGGCTCCGCGCAGCTCGATCAGCTGAAGGCTTACATCGCGACACTGCCGAAGCAACCCGAAGTGCGCGAATACGTCGACAACAATCAGGCGTATGCGGATCTCGCAGCGGGCCGCATCGCTGCCGTCGCGAACTCGATGACGAACATCGCCTACGTCGCGAAGCAGCGTCCCGAAGCGTTCGCCGTCGTGACGCCGCCGTTCGGCGCGAAAGTGTACTTCGCCTACTGCCTGCGCAAGGATGCCGACAGCAAGCCGCTCGCCGACGCGTTCAACGCCGCGCTGGTCAAGATGCACAACGACGGCCGTCTCGCATCGTTGCAGAAGAAATGGTTCGGCGTGGCAATGGACGCACCGACCACGATGCCCACGCCCAACTACTGA
- the hutC gene encoding histidine utilization repressor: MTINGQLERAEEHSSGTRTTPGKAMPAYEQIKRYVIARIEEGVWKPGGLIPSEAELVKEFGVARMTVSRALRELTTERVLTRVQGSGTYVAPQRYESTVLEIRNIADEITARGHRHSARVLTLEASDDPLALDALVLAHGPVFHSRIVHNEESEPIQYEDRYVNPRVFPDYLNQDFTVETPNHYMVRLAPIQRAEFRIYAQKPTAHVRRHLMMEIGEPCLMLWRRTWVGEQVATSVQLWHPASRFHLAGNV, encoded by the coding sequence ATGACGATAAACGGGCAACTGGAGAGGGCAGAGGAGCATTCCAGTGGTACGCGCACGACGCCTGGCAAAGCGATGCCCGCGTACGAGCAGATCAAGCGTTACGTGATAGCGCGGATCGAAGAGGGCGTGTGGAAGCCGGGCGGACTGATTCCGTCGGAAGCGGAGCTGGTGAAGGAGTTCGGCGTTGCGCGCATGACGGTATCGCGCGCGCTGCGCGAGTTGACGACGGAGCGTGTGCTGACGCGTGTGCAGGGCTCGGGCACGTATGTCGCGCCGCAACGCTATGAATCGACAGTGCTCGAAATCCGCAACATTGCCGACGAGATCACCGCGCGCGGGCACCGCCATTCGGCGCGGGTGCTCACGCTCGAGGCGAGCGATGATCCGCTTGCGCTGGATGCGCTGGTGCTCGCGCATGGGCCTGTTTTCCATTCGCGCATCGTGCATAACGAAGAGAGTGAGCCGATTCAATACGAAGACCGGTATGTGAATCCGCGCGTGTTTCCGGACTACTTGAATCAGGACTTCACGGTCGAAACGCCGAATCACTATATGGTGAGGCTCGCGCCGATCCAGCGCGCGGAGTTCCGCATCTATGCCCAAAAGCCTACTGCGCATGTGCGCCGGCATCTGATGATGGAGATTGGAGAGCCTTGCCTGATGCTGTGGCGCAGGACATGGGTGGGGGAGCAGGTCGCGACGTCGGTGCAGTTGTGGCATCCGGCTTCGCGGTTTCATTTGGCGGGGAATGTGTAG
- a CDS encoding amino acid ABC transporter permease has translation MQQFDPTVITHNLQPIAAGLAATLGTWIVGVALGLLIGFLIAVLQLFCGRWVRGVLRAYIELFRGTPFLVQLFLLYYGGPSFGLTLEPLTAGMLGLGLYGSAYFAEAFRSGFQSIPRGHLEAASCLGLTRWQAVLRIQVPQMLVLIVPALTNLTIVLSKETAVLSIVTVPELTFVLTGIGSATFAFVETLLVLCVCYLALVELTSRAGMWAEARVARFMA, from the coding sequence ATGCAGCAATTCGATCCCACCGTCATCACGCACAATCTGCAACCCATCGCCGCCGGCCTCGCGGCGACGCTCGGCACATGGATCGTCGGCGTTGCGCTCGGGCTCCTGATCGGCTTCCTGATCGCCGTGCTGCAACTGTTTTGCGGGCGCTGGGTGCGCGGCGTGCTGCGCGCGTATATCGAGCTGTTTCGCGGCACGCCGTTTCTCGTGCAACTCTTTTTGCTCTACTACGGCGGCCCGTCGTTCGGCTTGACGCTCGAACCGCTGACGGCGGGCATGCTCGGTCTCGGCCTGTACGGCAGCGCGTATTTCGCGGAAGCGTTCCGTTCCGGCTTCCAATCGATACCGCGTGGGCATCTCGAAGCCGCGTCATGTCTCGGCCTCACGCGCTGGCAAGCCGTGCTGCGCATCCAGGTGCCGCAAATGCTGGTGCTGATCGTGCCCGCGCTGACCAACCTGACCATCGTGCTCAGCAAGGAAACGGCCGTGCTGTCGATCGTCACCGTGCCCGAACTGACGTTCGTGCTGACGGGCATCGGCTCCGCGACGTTCGCGTTCGTCGAAACCTTGCTCGTGCTGTGCGTGTGCTATCTCGCGCTCGTCGAACTCACGTCGCGCGCCGGCATGTGGGCGGAAGCGCGCGTTGCCCGCTTCATGGCGTAA
- a CDS encoding isopenicillin N synthase family dioxygenase has translation MQPATRIPIVDLAGVRAGNRDALARAGREIRDACTTIGFFYIVNHGVPQAVIDRAEQAAREFFAFPVETKRRAAVNHRHRGFNALGDATMYQAKRPDYKEFYSIGLELPESDPDVLAGQALRGPNNWPDFMPALQPALYGYYEEVGACGADLLRAVATGLGVPEDFFAPRYTKRMQRTQMVYYPPQPPQSDDEQFGVAPHTDYGCITLLWQDRVGGLQVREIANETWIEAPPIEGSFVVNVGDLLARWTNDRFRSTLHRVINASGRERYSIATFYDPTYTSNVDPRDLGTPDTDSKYEPVAAGDYILGRINSSMGYRKKLAAEQGTT, from the coding sequence ATGCAGCCAGCCACTCGCATTCCGATCGTCGATCTGGCCGGCGTGCGCGCCGGCAACCGCGACGCGCTCGCGCGCGCGGGCCGCGAGATACGCGATGCCTGCACGACGATCGGCTTCTTCTACATCGTCAATCACGGCGTGCCGCAAGCGGTGATCGATCGTGCGGAACAGGCGGCGCGCGAGTTCTTTGCGTTTCCCGTCGAGACGAAACGGCGCGCGGCCGTGAATCATCGGCATCGCGGCTTCAATGCGCTGGGCGACGCGACGATGTATCAGGCAAAGCGCCCCGATTACAAGGAGTTCTATAGCATCGGTCTGGAGTTGCCCGAGAGCGACCCCGACGTGCTGGCGGGCCAGGCGCTGCGCGGGCCGAACAACTGGCCGGACTTCATGCCGGCGTTGCAGCCCGCGCTGTACGGCTATTACGAGGAGGTCGGCGCGTGCGGCGCGGACTTGCTGCGCGCCGTGGCGACGGGCCTGGGCGTTCCCGAAGATTTCTTTGCGCCGCGCTACACGAAGCGGATGCAGCGCACGCAGATGGTCTACTATCCGCCGCAGCCGCCGCAATCCGATGACGAGCAGTTCGGCGTCGCGCCGCATACCGATTACGGTTGCATCACGCTGTTGTGGCAGGATCGCGTCGGCGGGCTGCAGGTGCGTGAGATTGCTAACGAAACATGGATCGAGGCGCCGCCCATCGAAGGCAGTTTCGTCGTGAACGTAGGCGACCTGCTGGCACGCTGGACGAATGACCGCTTCCGCTCGACGCTGCATCGTGTCATCAACGCGTCGGGCCGCGAGCGCTATTCGATCGCGACGTTCTATGATCCGACCTACACGTCGAACGTCGACCCGCGCGATCTCGGCACGCCCGACACCGACAGCAAATATGAACCCGTCGCTGCGGGCGACTATATTCTGGGCCGCATCAACAGTTCGATGGGGTATCGGAAGAAGCTCGCCGCAGAACAAGGAACGACATAA
- the hutC gene encoding histidine utilization repressor, which translates to MTPDAPNGAPAARYEQVKQYIRNTIESGERRAGDRIPSELDLVESLGVSRMTVNRALRELTNEGLLTRVSGVGTFVAESKPQSTLLMIAHIGDEIRSRGHEYSYQTVLMRREVAPVNVSNALGLPLGASVFHVICVHRENGLPVQLEDRYVNPAIAPDFIEQDFAVVRPSEYLFSVVPAHDVEHVVDAGLPSRAEAELLQIAPEEPCLTLMRRTWTSGVAVTFARFVHPGSRYRLGCRFATDTSQRQG; encoded by the coding sequence ATGACGCCCGATGCACCGAACGGCGCCCCTGCTGCGCGCTACGAGCAGGTGAAGCAATACATCCGCAATACGATCGAGTCCGGCGAGCGGCGCGCGGGCGATCGCATTCCATCGGAACTGGATCTCGTCGAATCGCTCGGCGTGTCGCGGATGACGGTCAACCGCGCGTTGCGCGAGCTCACGAATGAAGGCTTGCTGACGCGGGTCTCGGGTGTGGGCACTTTCGTTGCCGAATCCAAGCCGCAGTCGACGTTGCTGATGATCGCGCATATCGGCGATGAGATCCGCTCGCGGGGCCATGAATACAGCTATCAGACCGTGCTCATGCGGCGCGAGGTGGCGCCTGTCAATGTGTCGAACGCGCTGGGGTTGCCGTTGGGTGCGTCGGTGTTTCATGTGATTTGCGTGCATCGCGAGAATGGCTTGCCGGTGCAGCTCGAGGACCGTTACGTGAATCCCGCCATCGCGCCGGATTTCATCGAGCAGGATTTTGCGGTGGTGCGTCCGTCTGAATATCTGTTCAGCGTCGTGCCCGCGCATGATGTCGAGCATGTGGTGGATGCGGGGCTGCCGAGCCGCGCTGAAGCTGAGTTGCTGCAGATCGCGCCTGAAGAGCCCTGCCTCACGTTGATGCGCCGCACGTGGACGAGCGGTGTCGCGGTGACGTTTGCGCGGTTCGTGCATCCGGGCTCGAGGTATAGGTTGGGGTGCCGGTTTGCGACGGATACTTCGCAGAGGCAAGGGTAG
- a CDS encoding amino acid ABC transporter permease — MFSAHVFAQGFPLLLQAALATIGISLTGLVIGFFVGIGVCSARLSSNVIAQRFGGAYVFFFRGVPMLVQLLLVYYLLPFVGINVSPIVAAISAVSLCSASYIAEILRGGFLNIPPGQIEAARMLGLSPIDMLRRIQVPQAFRMTLPSLVNEMVLLIKASSLISVVGVAEITRTAQNIAASTYRPLEAYVAAGLIYFVICGALALVAHAAEHRLQHT; from the coding sequence ATGTTCAGCGCCCACGTTTTCGCTCAAGGTTTTCCGCTGCTTCTGCAAGCCGCGCTCGCAACCATCGGCATTTCGCTGACGGGACTCGTGATCGGCTTCTTCGTCGGCATCGGCGTATGCTCGGCGCGGCTGTCGTCGAATGTCATTGCGCAACGTTTCGGCGGCGCCTATGTGTTCTTCTTTCGCGGCGTGCCGATGCTCGTGCAACTGCTGCTCGTCTATTACCTGCTGCCCTTCGTCGGCATCAACGTGTCGCCCATCGTCGCCGCGATCAGCGCGGTGTCGCTCTGTTCGGCGTCGTATATCGCGGAGATACTGCGCGGCGGCTTTCTGAACATTCCGCCTGGCCAGATCGAGGCGGCGCGCATGCTCGGCCTTTCCCCTATCGATATGCTGCGGCGCATACAGGTGCCGCAAGCCTTTCGCATGACGCTGCCTTCGCTCGTCAATGAAATGGTGCTGCTGATCAAGGCGTCGTCGCTGATCTCCGTGGTCGGGGTGGCCGAAATCACGCGCACCGCGCAGAACATCGCGGCGAGCACATATCGGCCGCTCGAAGCCTATGTCGCGGCGGGACTGATCTACTTCGTGATCTGCGGTGCGCTTGCTCTCGTCGCACACGCCGCCGAGCATCGGCTGCAACACACCTGA
- a CDS encoding HAL/PAL/TAL family ammonia-lyase has translation MAVIRSDRPLNWRELAAVAAGEPLVLSDAARARIAAARVLVEQIVERGIRAYGVNTGVGALCDVIVSPSEQRTLSRNILMSHAVGVGAPLGVAETRAIMAAAINNFAHGHSGIRVEIADQLVALLDAGYIPEVPAFGSVGYLSHMAHIALVCIGEGHVRHGSERISGREALVRLGREPLVLEAKEGLSLINGTPCVTGLAALALARAERVLDWTDAIAAMSFENLRGQLAAFDADSLALRVSPGLNLVGERMRNALAESGILASVVGQRTQDPLSMRTIPHVHGAARDVLDATVVVVNRELASITDNPIVAGTPDAPRVYSQAHAVGASIALAMDSLATAIAQVAAMAERRLDRLVNPLVSGLPAFLAEPGGTCSGFMIAQYTAASLVAQNRRLAAPASLDGGITSGLQEDHLCHATPAALKALEIVDNTGRIIAIELLAAAQAYDLQPVDAPRAPHTDALWRRVRAVVPTYRDDRPLADDMAVAFRLIGEAAPPLPPASGNLPSTPTPGDHTGFAAHAANDPKAAALHAPQSAA, from the coding sequence ATGGCAGTCATCCGATCCGACCGTCCTCTGAACTGGCGTGAACTGGCCGCGGTCGCGGCGGGCGAGCCGCTCGTGCTCTCCGATGCGGCGCGCGCGCGCATCGCGGCGGCGCGCGTGCTCGTCGAACAGATCGTCGAGCGCGGCATTCGCGCGTATGGCGTCAACACGGGCGTCGGCGCGCTGTGCGATGTGATCGTGTCGCCGTCGGAGCAGCGCACGCTGTCGCGCAATATCCTGATGAGCCATGCGGTGGGCGTCGGCGCGCCGCTCGGCGTCGCGGAAACGCGCGCGATCATGGCCGCCGCGATCAACAACTTTGCGCACGGCCATTCGGGCATTCGTGTCGAGATCGCGGATCAGCTGGTCGCCTTGCTCGATGCAGGCTATATCCCTGAAGTGCCCGCGTTCGGCTCCGTCGGCTATCTGAGCCATATGGCGCATATCGCGCTGGTATGCATCGGCGAAGGGCATGTTCGGCACGGCAGCGAACGGATCAGCGGACGCGAGGCGCTCGTGCGGCTCGGGCGCGAACCGCTCGTGCTCGAAGCGAAAGAGGGCTTGAGCCTCATCAACGGCACGCCGTGTGTGACGGGACTCGCGGCGTTGGCGCTCGCGCGCGCCGAACGCGTGCTGGACTGGACCGATGCGATCGCCGCGATGAGCTTCGAAAACCTGCGTGGGCAGCTCGCCGCATTCGATGCCGATTCGCTCGCGTTGCGGGTGTCGCCGGGATTGAATCTGGTCGGCGAGCGGATGCGCAATGCGCTTGCCGAGAGCGGCATTCTTGCGTCGGTAGTCGGTCAGCGTACGCAGGACCCGCTTTCGATGCGGACGATCCCGCACGTGCACGGCGCGGCGCGCGATGTGCTCGATGCGACCGTGGTCGTCGTGAACCGCGAACTGGCGTCGATTACCGACAATCCGATCGTTGCCGGTACGCCGGATGCGCCGCGTGTGTATTCGCAGGCGCATGCCGTGGGCGCGTCGATTGCGCTGGCGATGGACAGCCTCGCGACGGCCATCGCGCAAGTCGCGGCAATGGCCGAGCGCCGTCTCGACCGGTTGGTGAATCCGCTCGTGAGCGGCTTGCCCGCGTTTCTCGCGGAGCCGGGCGGTACGTGCTCCGGCTTCATGATCGCGCAGTACACGGCTGCTTCGCTGGTCGCGCAGAACCGGCGGCTGGCCGCGCCCGCGAGCCTGGATGGCGGCATCACGTCGGGCTTGCAGGAGGACCATCTGTGTCACGCGACGCCCGCCGCGCTCAAGGCATTGGAGATCGTCGACAACACCGGCCGCATCATTGCGATCGAGTTGCTGGCGGCGGCGCAGGCGTACGACCTGCAACCCGTCGACGCGCCGCGTGCGCCGCACACGGACGCGTTGTGGCGCAGGGTGCGTGCCGTGGTGCCGACGTATCGCGACGATCGTCCGCTGGCCGACGATATGGCCGTTGCGTTCCGCCTGATCGGCGAGGCAGCGCCGCCGTTGCCGCCCGCTTCGGGCAACCTGCCGTCGACGCCGACGCCTGGCGATCACACTGGCTTTGCCGCTCACGCCGCGAATGATCCGAAGGCCGCCGCGCTGCACGCGCCGCAATCCGCCGCATAA
- a CDS encoding amino acid ABC transporter ATP-binding protein — protein sequence MNALVDMPASSTLDMTQSSPAPLIEVRDLRKRFGDVEVLRGVDLDIKRSEVVCIIGPSGSGKSTLLRCLAALETYDHGDVRIEGELLGYTERNGKRVRASQGEINRVRRNVGMVFQQFNLWPHMTALGNVMEALLRVRNLSRDDAKKRANAMLETVGLAHKGDAYPAKLSGGQQQRVAIARALAMEPHIMLFDEPTSALDPELVGEVLQVMKQLARDGMTMAVVTHEMGFAAQVADKVVFIDQGRIAVQGKPHDVFHDANQPRLRQFLQNYFDRNAFWSRGADSAAPV from the coding sequence ATGAATGCACTCGTCGACATGCCTGCTTCTTCTACGCTCGATATGACGCAATCCAGCCCGGCGCCGCTGATCGAAGTGCGCGATCTGCGCAAGCGCTTCGGTGACGTCGAAGTGCTGCGCGGCGTCGATCTCGACATCAAGCGCTCGGAAGTGGTGTGCATCATCGGGCCGTCGGGCTCGGGCAAGAGCACGCTGCTGCGCTGCCTCGCCGCGCTGGAAACTTACGATCACGGCGACGTGCGTATCGAAGGCGAACTGCTCGGCTATACGGAACGCAACGGCAAGCGCGTGCGCGCGTCGCAGGGCGAGATCAACCGCGTGCGCCGCAACGTCGGCATGGTGTTCCAGCAGTTCAACTTGTGGCCGCACATGACGGCGCTCGGCAACGTGATGGAGGCGCTATTGCGCGTGCGCAACCTGTCGCGCGACGATGCGAAAAAGCGCGCCAATGCGATGCTCGAAACGGTGGGCCTCGCGCACAAGGGCGACGCGTATCCGGCGAAGCTGTCGGGCGGTCAGCAGCAGCGCGTCGCGATTGCGCGCGCGCTCGCGATGGAGCCGCACATCATGCTGTTCGACGAGCCGACTTCCGCGCTCGACCCGGAACTGGTCGGCGAAGTGCTGCAGGTGATGAAGCAGCTTGCGCGCGACGGCATGACGATGGCTGTCGTCACGCATGAAATGGGCTTCGCCGCGCAGGTTGCCGACAAGGTCGTGTTCATCGACCAGGGGCGCATCGCCGTGCAAGGCAAGCCGCACGATGTCTTTCACGACGCGAACCAGCCGCGCCTGCGCCAGTTCCTGCAAAACTACTTCGACCGGAACGCATTCTGGTCGCGCGGCGCGGACAGCGCGGCCCCGGTATGA